Below is a genomic region from Chitinophagaceae bacterium.
TTTCGGTAACAGATGTATCCACAAACACTCCTACTTTTTTTATCTGTGATAGGTATGACTGTATGCGTTCTAATTCTTCATTTTTTTTCACATATCGGGGGGAGAATGGATAAAAAATAAACCCTATAAAATCAGGATTTACCATTTGTAAATCTTCTATATTCTTTGCTTCTCGCATACCACATACTTTCAGATTAAGAGTTTTTTTTTCTTTTAAAATATTCATAATAAGTAATGTTCATCAAAAGTAATAAAAGAGCATAAAAAAAATCTTCTAAGGGAATAGTCCCTATTCTTACACTTAAGGTTTCAGTGTTATTATACCAAACGATAGGTTTGTCAGTAAATGTCCCTGTAAGAATACTATTTACTATAAAAAATGGTACAAGATGCACAAAATAAGTAATAAAAAAAAGAGGAAGCCAAGCTGCATCCAACAAAAAATGAATACATAAAAAAATACCCGTAAAAAGAAAACAAAAAAAAGTATAATTTTTGCTCGCTAAAAAAGGGGTTGAACTGAGTAAGCCTATTCCTACCAGAAAACAAAGCATTTTTCCAAAACGAGGCAGAGTATATTT
It encodes:
- a CDS encoding lycopene cyclase domain-containing protein; its protein translation is MFTYFLINLLSILFPLLFSFEKNRVYYASQWKYLFPALFLTGVFFIIWDIFFTRAGVWGFEKTYLLEYYLFSLPVEEYLFFITIPFSSIFLYECVRYFFRKYTLPRFGKMLCFLVGIGLLSSTPFLASKNYTFFCFLFTGIFLCIHFLLDAAWLPLFFITYFVHLVPFFIVNSILTGTFTDKPIVWYNNTETLSVRIGTIPLEDFFYALLLLLMNITYYEYFKRKKNS